GCATGGATTGCATGCATTGTGACACATCATCCTTGGTTACATGTATTTTGACACCTCATGCTTGGTTATGACAAGCTAAAAGGTGATgcaattatttatatgtttttttttcatttttccatttttaacacataagataattttgaaaagctatttctcaaataaattataaatttttatagtgtttatttataaaatatatttattttaatgtaattattttttttaaaaaaataaatttaaattttttattagaatagTTATTTGATTGCCGGtaagtactaaggaaagaaaaaatgttaagaaaaataattttatcatatttgattgtcctatgaaaaataccaaagaaaatcaaatataattatgattaattaaaaatgtatactttttcaaattatttaatatttatatgaaagaattaaaataggttaaaacgagtttgaagtaatatataaaaataatttattgaatttaaatatattttttatttttcttcattttttttttttaatttctttcacttttcctttctattgtattttcctctcattttccaagaaccaaacatagcctaaagggATAGAGTTGGGATGAGCCCTTTGCCATCCTTAAGGTCCTTGATGATAACAGCAACCAAAGGAAAACATGCAAGGCCTTTCATCAAACACCCAATGGCTTCAACAAATTAagataagaaaatatgaaaatatatggcaGTTTTGGTGTCTTTGAGAAAGATTAATTTTCAAGCCAGTTGGTAGAACATTTAGTTAAGAGTGGAGATTTTGATTAATGGCATGCTTCAATTCTTAGACTtgtaaaaaatgatatttgcTGCAATCATCCTTCTAAAGTTTGGTAGTATAAAAACGAGGCCCCATATGATATTGTGAGTCCGATAACATGTGAAGGAGAAAACTAGACGTGGTATATACAGGAGGACCAACAGGCCATggaaataattcataaaaagtAAACCTAACATTAAGGTGGATCAAGTATGTATAAGGCAAAGACATAATGATGTTTCATGTGAAATGCTCCGGAGAAGAAGCAAGCTAGGGAAGGGAAGTACTCCTTCCACTGTCTGCCATGCACCCCTAATTAAATATCTGTTGTCCTGTTCTTTGGTTGAAGCATATCCTATCATTGCATTGAATgaaatgaagaattaaaaatggAATCATTCATTTTGAACCTCACGAGATGGTGGGCTTGGAACAATCTGTATCCACACCAAACCATGCATTATTTGAATGATAAAGAGCATGTTGTCATTACTATCATACACTACAACACCACCCAACAACCATCAACCCATACCACTTGTTGTCGAGATTTTACTTTCTATAgaaattaacaaatattttcCTTAAGATCTGTTACCAGATCTGATTTAGGTAAGTTTTTTGGACTATAGCATACTTTCAGGTAACAACCAGAGATTGTAATGGAATTATTGAGTTGGAAGTTCATCCATCAACTTCAACTTCAAGAGCCTGCATGCTCCTCTCTTTCTGCTAGTTCTTTTCCCCTGATGTTCCTTCAGAAGGAATATTGTGATTTTGGTGCTTGATCATCTGGTCACATCTGGCTTTGCTTGCTTCCCCCATTATTGTACGTCCCGATACGATCAAGATGCAACAAAAGGAGACTCCCCACcaggtttgattttttttctttttttgggttgAATGAAGTTCCATTCCAATGGATGAGAGTAAACTGTCTGAAACTTATGCAGGTCATGACCCTTATTAGCTGGATATCATTTCAGTTCATCCCGAAGGTCCACAAAATTtacatgatataatataaaGATCTTATCCTTGATCCTTTTGCTTTAAGATAAGGTATGGATTCATTTCCTTGCCATTCTTTAACATGGCACTGGGACCTGGACGGACGCGTGGAATGGGACCCTTGATTAGAATCCCATTGATGACTAGGGAGGACTGTGTGCTAGCTACACTGGACAGCTCTCAACCTCTCACCGATTTCGTGATAGGAGGAGTTCATGTGAGGTTGTTCTTGAAGGGGGATGGGGTCGCCTCCCTGGGGTCGTCTCCAAAAAGTTCCACACCCAATTTATCTCTCACTCACTGTATCTGTTTGTGAAgccagtatttttttttaaaaaaatgtgtcTCCAAAACAAGATGATGGATGTGGGGTTGGCACCCACAGAAGATAAGGCAATTGTCTGCTATTTACAACTGCTTTAGCACAGGCGGCGATGAGTGGCCGGCATGTTTAACTGATTGAGGAATCGGTGAAGTTAAAACCCGAGATAGAAAGTGCACGTGATGCAGATGTGTTCTTAGGGTACAAGTTGACCCCATGATCAGACCTCTAAGTCTCCAGGTGGATCTAATCTTGCTAGTAGAATCTATTGTCACCCTCAGATCAGCTCTCAATAAATTTACCCTACATTCAAGCAATCATGCTTAGCGAAACTAGAAAGTAATGGGCAAGAGATTTGCAAAGTGGAAGAGAATGGTGAAGCAACAGAAAGGGAAGCTGTACATTATGAGGGTCTGCATCTCTATGCTTCTACGTTGGCACAAGTACTCCTAGATATCATCACCTCAATCTAATATATATTCTATATACAGTTCTGGGTGGTAACTAActtcttgtttaatttttccTTCCCTTGTCTAGGGTTTGTTAGCTCCTTTTGTCTGTGTGTATACCCTCCACTTTTTGTAGACTCCCAAAAACAATAGAATCAATGGAAGAATACAACTTGCCTTGaacagctctctctctctccctctctcttccTCTGTCATGCACAGTGATCAACCGTTATAAAAAAGCAAACACAGAGAATAACCTAAGAATTATACGATATTCTCATAATACCATGTACATGGTTGAGTTCAAAGATGATGCAGCCGCTTGTTCTTCAAGTCTggatttgtaattttgtaatttgtAAACGTTATGCACGTGTGTTGGTgttaatgtttttgtttttcctacTTTTAGAAGCATATTGCTTGTTGCTAATCTACGCCCAACTGCGTGTCGACACTCGACAGCCTACCTTTTCCTGCGAAGTCTGAATAAGGTATTCATGATAATGTGTGGAGATCTGATGTTCACTTACAGGAGGGTTTGTGTTTGTCAATGGAAAGAGCATCAGTTCAGtgattgaaaaggaaaaagtagTCAAAAGGCGAAATTGTTTGATTTCAGACCTTTAGGTTTGTCGGGCAGGGTGAGAGACAGAACCCAAGATGAGCTTAAGCCCATGTATACATGGAAAAATGGGGTTAAGCCCATAATGATTTCACCTCGACTATCTTAGACTAATACGCATTCATCCAAATCCCAtgcaatcataaaaaaaatactacaaaatTGCTTATGGTTTTCTTGAAATAATCCTAGTAACAGGCTGAGAGGTTTatttttgtgggtttttttgAGGAGTGTAGAGAGTGACATCCTTCGATTGGACTTGGTAATGGGGTGAGTGAGCCCAGGGAGACATTGAAATTGCCAAACTTTGGCAAACACAGTGGGAAACGTCTTAAAGAATGCAGCCATACAAATCCGGATATTGGGTGCCTCTGCTGCTACAAAACACACAGTAGGACAAATGGGAGGCGTGGGGAGACAAAGATGGCTTGTTCAACAAAGTATAAGTTATATAATTAGTCCTTTTCCGGAGTTTGGCAAAGGGGACAAGCTGACTGGTTTGTTTTGTCATCTTTTAATCTAGATGGGTCAAGGTGATGCTGGGCCAATTAGGGGCAAACACTTGTCACCCACCATCTACTGTCTCTTCACATATCTTTTCTTCTCTATATAAGTCCATGCCTGCAGATCATAATCACCTTCACCACTACGCCATTCAAAGATTCAAAGCTCAAGTAGCTTGCGCATACACATGGCTCAGCACTTGCCGTTGTGCATGCCAAAGCTCCGGTCATGGCGACAGTGTAGACGATGGTGTTCAAAGCACATCAGAGAGCAGCGTGGCCGGCTTTATATCATATGGAGATGTGTGGTGATTCTTCTACGTTGGAATGAATGAGTCTAGATGCCGTCGATGATGAAACTTGGTGGGTGGAGTATTCGGCGTTGGGCTGTGGTTTTTGATAGCTGAGATGACCAAGTTTTGGGGTTGAGGCATTTGAATTTCAAGGGACGGGTGCAAAGCTTGATGTGTTAGCATGTCCTGGTAAGACAGGTTGGTCTGGTGTTGAAACATCAGTGTATGATAGAGGTTTAcacttccctttttctttcGTCTTTGTATGTCAAGAGGTATATGTATCATGTCTGTCAATATAATACCTCTGTGACTTTATATAAAAGGGAGACCTCACCCTTTTTACAGCTTTGTTTGTGTTTGATCCAAAATACCCTGCACATAACCCCATCTCAGATGCACTTCTTCCTCTCCATCGCCAATCCCTCcgagtgaaaaaaaattgtatggcATATATAGCAAGAAGttaatttataaagaatatatatcatCTACAGCCCCTGAGAAAGGCTGTGCGAGTATTTTGTACCTCTTACATGACAGCCTGCTTGACCTTCTCTTTctgaaaaaatttattctattaGACTGAAACAGTATTACTATGTTCACATGTTTTGCCACTAATTCATCTTGTacaatgaaataataaaaaaagaaagcataTTAACATCATAATCTGATCATACAATGCTCTTCCCAAAATGTTGATAACCTCACTTTCCAAGCCTAATGGAAACTTACATTCCAGTCCAAAATTCTCTTCATCTCTTGTTCCCAAGAAGGGACTCCCCGGGATTCCCATGTAACCTTGCAGAATTTGAATCTTCTTCAATAGACTTCTTTGGAGATTGCACTTGCTTAGTTTGCCCTCCCTGAGGAATTGTTGCAAGAGACAACAAAATAAGCTTCTCTCACTGGGAGAACTTAATCTAGCATTGAAAAgggaaataatatttgatagtGCAGTATGTGAATGCAGCATGCAACAAAATCTTTTACATCCATTCCCTGTATATGTGGTGTGTGTGAAGAAAGCATCACCAATTAATTGCCGGTTCACAATCTTTCCAAAATCTTTATGTAAACATATTTGAATATAACAGTTAGAAATGTAATAGccattatttcattataaaggctgttttatttgttaaatttaCCTTCTAATGCAAACTATTTAAGAAACAAACCACTGACCATACTAATGATATTTTCAACCCTGATTACTTCTGGTGTTCCATGTTCCTAAAgcatctgtttttttttttttttaataactagaTTTACCTTCTTATAGGGCCAAATGCAAAATCAGTGTTGACCTGTTTGGTAGGATTTTAAAGTATTGAGCAATCTAGATAGCATCCAATCACAATCACAACAGAATGTGCATTGAAACCTGATTCTCAATGGTTAAATATTGTTTACTTTATGCCAGTATGCTGACAAATAAGGAATGCAAAGTGAACCAGGGCAAAAACAAGTAATATATAATATTGACTTACAGCTCCCTTGTGGCCAGTTAACCTCCGAATGGATGGGGCCCGTGCTATTGATgatgcagcagcagcagcagcaacacgTATTCTGCAAAAACAGTGGAAAagcccttttattttttttgggcaaTCACCTTACATTACTACAACTAAACCCTTCTTGAATCCAACAATACCTTTTATGTACATCAACAAATTCATCAGTTTCATCTACGATCTCCTCCTGcgtaagtaaagaaaattattactGTATGGTTTACTATAAGAAAAAGGAGAAACTCAAAAAAATGGAAGTGAGACATCAATGGACTCTGGATTACCTGCAGAAGTTCTTCAAATACATCTTCCAGGGTGATGATGCCAATAACTTCACCATCTTCAATATCTTCAGACAACCGTGGCAATCCATTTGTTGCTGCATCACTATGTTGAGATTGCCTGTTTATAATGGTTGGCCTTGAAGCCTTCTCAATGTCAACAACAATGCTTTCCAACTTTTCATCCTGCTTGGATAGCAAAGGAGTAGTTAACTGGGAATCTGCAcctgtgattttgttttcttcagtTATTTTTCCATCCATGACCTGTGGAGCATTTTTGTTTCTCCCTTTAGGTTTCACCACAGCTGCCATATGACTGCTACCCTTCTGAAACTCGTTCAATATGTCATATAGAGGCATATCTGCCGGCACCCTGAGGAAACATCCCGCAAATGGACACTTCACATCCCATGCTTATGTTCTAGAAATAGCATATAAGTGCATATTTAAAGTGAAGTGAGCACACCTTGGAATTCTCCTGATCGAAACAGCACTAACCGGGGTCTCTGTCTCAGCTCTTACAGTGAGAAGACTTTTCACCTAATTCCAACCAGTGATTGAGAAGGATAAGAACCAGCAAAGAGAAAAGCCACCCCTTTATAAGGTCAGCTCAAATCCAACCAAAAGTACATTCAACACATGAAACTTAGTTGAAAGCTTTAAGCTCCACTACTTACCAGTAAAAGTCCAATAACATTTTTTGGATTACCAGAATAGACAGGAACTCTACTATGACCACGAGCAAGAATCTTCCCCATTGCTTCCCTGATTTATTGagaaaaaagttaaagaaaacaTATTGGATATGATATATACTTTTGTTCCATAATTTCTAGTCAGAATAACAATAAAATGGAAAACAGGTGGTGATCATTGAAATTTCAGGCATCCAATAGATACAAAGCCTTTATCTTCAAGGTGGGGAATGGTTACAACTATTGACACATACACTAACTATTGGGCAGTTGCATCTTTTGAGAtatgttaaaagaaatttagaCATTTTTTCATTGCATTCCCAAAACCCATTCATTTCTAGGCCAAGCACAACAAAGTGCAGaatgaaataaacaaataaacaaccTTGACTATGACACAAGTGTAGCCTATTCTTTGATGAGTATACAAGTCCAATTGTGCAAGTTTTAGAGCAACATGCCATAAATATGGTTGCCACCTTTTAGACCATCCAGGCATCAAAACTCAAGCTCATCAATGTGACACTCTTATTGATATATGTAGTTATTTGTCTAGATCACTTTGACATTATTACAGTATGCATAAGCACCATTTATGCACAAATAATTGACAATTGTGATTCAGGTGTCTGCCTGAATATATATACTTTTCATCATCATAATAGTGAATTCCTGTATGATGTGATCCATGAGGTGTTCAATGTTTTAGTTAAGTGCTATAACAATGTTTGCAACCACTGAAGCCCTGTAACCCAGGCTGTGCCAGATAGTCATGACTAATGCTTTTGTCAACCAGTGAACTAAAACCCACACATAAAACTACATCCTAGcccttgctttttttttttcttcattttttttaataagatccTGGCCATTACATTTTTGAGGGATGACAAAACAGGGACTGACCAATTACAAATGGTTGCTATCTGGATTGTTTTGCAAAAATGGAGGAAGAGGTATAGTTGCCATTGGGCTATACTCCACAAATTTTGGGAGCTGAACTATAGATGAGATGATTCTAGTGTTGATAACATATTAATTGATTCCATATATACAGAACTGATTTTAAACCAGGGCTTCTACATACATGTGCCATGTGTGTATACCAATTAAGTGACTAATTCCATCAACGCCTTACCCCAACCCTGCTCATTAGTGGAGGCAACTAGGCCCAGGAAGACACATGCCCctcccaaaaaaataaagtcaaaCATTGATTGTGGATAGATTGAACCCTTGACCTCTTTTGAGAAGGCAAAATACACTTACTAATAGACTAAATTTTGCATTTTAGTTACATCCTCCACCCCTTCCCCTAAGATAAATTCCTTATTCTTTATGCCCCACAACTGCCGATGTTACTTAAGGAGAAAGGAGGACAGTTTTAGGGTGGATAACCAGACTCATtttagaaaaaaggaaaggggaGGGAAGAAATCAGCAGGCCCTTATgaactttaaaattaattttgttagcCACTTccagaaataaaaaattgaaaaaaaaacataaaataaaataatattaacttaGGTTTCCAATTTGGTCTCAACTTAAACAACAGATATGGTCCCTGGTTAAGCAGAACAGAAAAAAGGATTCATGTAGCCACTATATCTATGTGTTTGCACTGTGTATTGAGAATTTTGGTTTCAAAGTTTACATGGCCTTGGCTTAAACAATAGATATGGCTCCTGGATAGCAGAATTGCAAAAAGGATCCATGTAGCCAACATGTCTCTGGTAGTTATAAGGATCTTTGCAATATTATCCCAACTGTTTGAGATTCAAGATTATTCCTTTCAATTACATATGCTATTGACAGGATCATATAAGTGTCTGCAGTAGTAGGTTAATCAGGGTCCTAATCCTAAGAGCTTAACAGACCAAAAACCAGTAGAACAAAAGCAAGACAAATTGACAAAGGCAAAAAGCATACCAGCAACAAAAGTTTAGTTAGGACTTACCAGTCCAATTTTGAATTGACATCCAAGGAAAATGTTGACTCAATTGGTGTCATAGCTTCCTCAGCAGTCTGCTCGCCAAAGAAAAGGACGTTAGGATGCTGATTGCAAGTGTATCAGTTGTCTCAATATTTTAAGACTGAAGTCAGAAGTGAGGATTAAATGCAAAGGTAAGCCATTTTGGATCGAGGTGCATAGTGGGACCAGTTCTGAAGCAATATCCACAActtaatttgaattaacaatAAAATTCTGATGGGAAAACTTAATTCACTATCCCAAAAATTCTCCCACCCTTGgctaaggggaaaaaaatgttcataaaaTGCATATCATACAGTTAAACTTTCCATcatgaaaaagatgaagaatcaTGACTTGCACAAAGAAAGGGATTAACTAGTATTTACATGTACCAAAAACAACAGAACCACCACTTGCATATTTCAACCACTATCTATGGGCAAAGTGCAAGTTTAAGAACAAGGATGAACAGACGAGTATGCAACATCTTTCATAATTTCATCTGCATTTCCAAgtgtttattttctataaataaatggCTGCACCGTCAGAAGTGTTGCAATGATGTTTGGACAAGCAATCAAACAATAAACCAACAGCATCTGACATGAAAATTTAATCTCATTCCTACCTTCTCAGTCAAATCGAGAGCCCCACTTATAATTGTTGTCTCATCATGTGTGAGTTCACCTCCCTTGCCAGCCTAGAGATAATGATTGTGGCACGTTATGATATGACATGacatgatatgatatgatatatatatatatatatatatatatatatatatatatatatatatatatatatatatatgaaatgctGGAAACAAATTCCAGAATTTAATTTACCTCTTGGCCATGGATGGAGACAAGTGCTTTCAATTGAGCCCGTCTAAATAATGCTTCATTATGACCAAGTACCCAGTCTAGAATCTGGAGTCAAATCATAATACTCAATTTATAGCTACTGCAAATTCTCAGTGTTAGCCAGTAAGATATCATgctaaacaatataaaaaattgagttgGTAAAGAAAACCTCAAATTAGTAACAAGATGTTAACAGGTGTGAAACCTTttggttttatatttttccaGGAATAAATAAAGGAAGCTAAAATTAGGTAAAGGCTTCACTCTGCAACAACCAGGTTTACATAGGTGAATATAGGTACAGGGACAAAAGATAAATCAATAGGCAAGAAAGAGGTCTGGAAGGCCATTTATTTTCACAGGTAGAGAGGAAAAGCATGCATTTCTTCAAAATGTGATTTAACATTGAGCGTAAGTGCAGCCCTCCACCATTactgtttttatttaataacaataattcCAATGGTTGTAGCTGTCAAACTTAATCAAAATCCagaatttctatatatttaaggCAGGAAAGCATGGGAGAGAATTAAGAAGCatcaaatatacaaataaagCAAAGCACCAACAAAATATCCATTATAAAAGTGAGAAAACTATCAATATCTTAAGTATGTGCAACAGAGGCTCATCCAACCATTTGTTGATAGCACAAAACCTTTTACTCTATTCAGATTTACACATGTTAGCTCCTAATTCATGTCATTCTCATCTCATCTTTGCCTCTTAATATTCATGATTTGCAATCATTTTTAATCTTGTAATTTCTTGTCTTGCCACTGATCCATCTCAACAACCATTTCAAGCTACACAAATTTTATGGGCAAGTTGTTTCTTGACCATCCAACATTTCCTACTATGGAACATGATTATAATCCTTGTAGTTGCCTTATAAAATTATCCCCTCATATGATATGTAGGAGCAATTTGACCCTACAACTCCCCAAACCACCTCACAAGTTCACTTATCCTTCTCTAATATGGACAACCTCCTCTTCCATCACCCACTATTTGACAATGATTgacccaagaaaacaaaaacggTCTACTAAATGAACTATAAGGAAGTGGAGCTTTTCTAAGCAATCTTGATAAACAAACTCAGGTTCATAAAAAGTTACTGAAATCTCAACAAAGTATAGTGAAAATTACCTTCCCAATTGGATAAGCAATTGGATAGCAAATTATCATTAAAATACGGACAAGCCATACAAAATTTGCACCTACAGAAAGTCCATATCTGCTGCATATTGCTTGTGGAATAACCTGATAAAGCAATGGTAAAGGAAGGATCAAACTCCATTTAACTTAAAGCCAAGATATGGAAGTGTAGAACttatccaaaaaagaaaaaaaaaaagatatggaagTGTAAAACTGCAATGTACCTCTCCAAAAGCTAGGACAAAAGTAACAGAAAGCACAATAGCAACAAACTGATTGAAAAGCTTATCCAGGTATAATGGGAGGGCCTGCAGGCAGCACATGGGTAAAGCAGTCTGCTATCAGTAAAACTCAAGCTTATGTCAGAATGTTCTAAGTTCTAACAGAAAGCAAATACCAGTTCAgaaatcaatataaaataaatatcagcTAAAGCTAACAGTGGGTATATTAGCACTATGCATTTAATGTCTGTGACTTGGCCCcttataactcatttaataaatatgctGCCTTCAAACAATATCAGATCTAGATGAACACTTCAGCTTTCGCTATTTTCTCGCTCTACtttctttcttaaaaacttcTATTGCACAACGTAACATGTTTGGTTctcatttaatttgtttttttttttctgtctcCAACCTGTATGGCAGGATTAACACATAATATTCTTTTCACTGGGGCAGAATGAACAGATGAATTGGATTTTGGAAGATATCTCAATTCTGAGAAACAGAAGAAGCTTGACATGCTTACAATTAAAGCTCCATAGAAAACAAGCGAGCCTATCACATATGCATCCAAAAGAGAAATCTCAAACGGTTACCTCCATGGAACAGGCATTGCAAAGAAGCAAAGTCACAAGAAGCTGGTGTTGCTTTTGAACAACTGGAAGGATAGCAgctgaataaagaaaaaataatattaacacAGTCTAGAAAAATAATGCCATGAAGCAAGCTTTTTTTCTTAAACCCTACTTATTGTGCTAAAACCTCACAGGAGAGTAAGATGGAAGAGAGAATAAAGCCTTTTTTGCCTTCTGCTAATATTTAGGACTAGCCACTCATTTATGCTCGGTAATACAggttgaggaaaaaaaatgtattgaTAAAAAATCTCCATTTTCTATAACCCCTAGGATCCATTTCCAATCACCAGGCTTGAATTCAATGCATATCTATCACCTCTTTTTCATCGATTGCTATAAAATCTCCCTCCACTGTCAGGCTTCTCTGGCTTATTTACATGTTTCCTATTGATCTTCACACTGTCCATTGTGAGGCTTTTCAATCCACCTAATTACAACTCAATGATTGATTTGTATTTACCACTCTACATTTCGTTTCTGAACagattttggaaagaaaataagataaaaaaacatctaaatgcCATGGTTTTACGGCGATTATCTcgcaataatgaaaaaaatttgcaTCGACTCAACCAAAATTACCAAATACAGATGTTTCAAAACGTTCATATTCCTAATTTCCCCAACAAACCAAACGGAGCTgggaggaaaagtagaagagagaaagaaaggaagGGACCTGCTTGCTTCTTCTCGTCAGAAGTGCCGCTGCGCTGAAGAATCTCGAGATCGACGCGGCCGAGAGACATGAGACCTAGGGTGAGACCAGACATAATACCGGCGAAGAGGACGAGAAAGCAGCAGATCCCGACATAGATGAAGAACCACAAGGAGCCGAAGGCGATGTCACCACCGCCGAGGGATTCGGCGCCGAGATTTCTCGCCGCCATCCGAGCAATGGCCACAGCATTAATCAGCTGCATCGAATTCAGATTCAAAGAATCAGAGCTCCAGAGACTCttctctctccctttctctctcttcctggTTTGGTAGAGAGTTGCAGTATCCCGAATGAGAACGAGAATTAGACTCGCGGTACTTCCTGTACACGTGTTGAATGCAGGGTAGGGGCTTTCTGTCCTCCTTTCTTGCGATGATACTTGGTTCAAAGGATAAAATGGTAAAATGGTATATTCATGCATCACCTTTTCCtttcatatataaatatctGAAAGGAAGAGTAAAACTGTAATTTAAAACTTAGGGCTTGTCTGTACACAGTACACGCAATAATGCATTAATTGACAAATTAGGCAAAACTGTAAGTCAACACTCGGTAACACGTGATGGAATTCCGAGCTGCGGGTCAAAATgtctcatttattaaaaaaatatataccactttttaaaattcaaatggaACTCTTTGATACGTAAGTGTcataccatttaaaaaatatagttaaaGTTACAATTATCAAAATGcttcatttttaaactaaagttttaattgataattgagaattcatttttaaaaaccgtagttaccaattgagactttatttttgaattaaagtCGTAGTTGTCAACTgaaactttaattaatttttttttaaattaaaaattattaaattataatttttgattaaaatttaaaaaacatacttaaataataaattatttatatttaaacttaagaatctaatatttcttcaataaatataaattgataaatagaaagtattataaatgaatgttttatttattaataaattaatatttttaaaataataaacttatataacatataaataatatataaaatcgtattatttattaatttaagatatttaatttattgttttttaagatattaatttacttgtattatgacaaatttatctttatcgaaataatagtatatttttAAGCCGCATTTGCTAAATgatatttcaattataattttttttactttcaaatttaattaagatatttcaattctaattttttttactttcaaatttaattaaaaactattaaattacaatttattattgaaattaaaaatatatactttaataaaaaattatttatatttaaacttaagaatctagtattacttgaacatagaagatattataaatgaatattttatttattaataaattaataatcttaaaataataaacttatatagcatataaataatatataaaattatataatttactaatttaagatatttaatattttgttttttaagatattaatttatttgtattatgacaaatttatctttatggACATaatagtttaaatataaataatttatttttaaagtataaattttaattttaatttaatagtttttaattaaatttgaaagtaaaaaaaaattataattgaaatggttagtaactgtggtttaaaagtatactattattttgataaagataaatttgtcataatataaataa
This region of Vitis vinifera cultivar Pinot Noir 40024 chromosome 5, ASM3070453v1 genomic DNA includes:
- the LOC100252921 gene encoding DUF21 domain-containing protein At4g14240; amino-acid sequence: MQLINAVAIARMAARNLGAESLGGGDIAFGSLWFFIYVGICCFLVLFAGIMSGLTLGLMSLGRVDLEILQRSGTSDEKKQAAAILPVVQKQHQLLVTLLLCNACSMEALPLYLDKLFNQFVAIVLSVTFVLAFGEVIPQAICSRYGLSVGANFVWLVRILMIICYPIAYPIGKILDWVLGHNEALFRRAQLKALVSIHGQEAGKGGELTHDETTIISGALDLTEKTAEEAMTPIESTFSLDVNSKLDWEAMGKILARGHSRVPVYSGNPKNVIGLLLVKSLLTVRAETETPVSAVSIRRIPRVPADMPLYDILNEFQKGSSHMAAVVKPKGRNKNAPQVMDGKITEENKITGADSQLTTPLLSKQDEKLESIVVDIEKASRPTIINRQSQHSDAATNGLPRLSEDIEDGEVIGIITLEDVFEELLQEEIVDETDEFVDVHKRIRVAAAAAASSIARAPSIRRLTGHKGAGGQTKQVQSPKKSIEEDSNSARLHGNPGESLLGNKR